Proteins encoded in a region of the Mycolicibacterium duvalii genome:
- a CDS encoding glycoside hydrolase family 6 protein, giving the protein MTSAAHTVARWIAPVLTVAAVAATGAVTAPLPAPAPQIRLTSEANPLLGQPFYVNPQSKGMRALAGAPDPLLEAVVNTPTAYWMDHISTPAVDAKYIQTAQAAGTIPVLALYGIPNRDCGSYAAGGFGSAGSYRAWIDGVAAAIGPGRAAVILEPDALAMIDCLSPGQQEERLDLIGYAVDTLTRNPGTAVYVDAGHSRWVAADVMADRLNRVGVAKARGFSLNTANFFTTAESTGYGDAISNMTGGKPFVIDTSRNGAGPVEGDPLYWCNPSGRALGARPTTDTGNPRIDAFLWVKRPGESDGACRGYPSAGTFMSQNAIDLARNAGW; this is encoded by the coding sequence ATGACCTCTGCCGCCCACACGGTCGCCCGCTGGATCGCCCCCGTCCTGACCGTCGCGGCCGTCGCGGCCACCGGTGCGGTGACCGCGCCGCTGCCCGCCCCGGCCCCGCAGATCCGCCTGACCAGCGAGGCGAACCCGCTGTTGGGCCAGCCGTTCTACGTGAACCCCCAGTCCAAGGGCATGCGCGCGCTGGCCGGCGCCCCCGACCCACTGCTGGAGGCGGTCGTCAACACCCCCACGGCGTACTGGATGGATCACATCTCCACCCCGGCGGTGGACGCGAAGTACATCCAGACCGCGCAGGCCGCCGGCACCATTCCGGTGCTGGCGCTCTACGGCATCCCGAACCGGGACTGCGGCAGCTATGCCGCCGGTGGCTTCGGATCGGCCGGCTCCTACCGGGCGTGGATCGATGGCGTCGCCGCCGCCATCGGCCCGGGCCGCGCCGCGGTCATCCTGGAGCCGGACGCGCTGGCCATGATCGACTGTCTGTCACCCGGCCAGCAGGAGGAACGCCTCGACCTGATCGGCTACGCCGTCGACACCCTGACCCGCAACCCGGGTACGGCGGTGTATGTCGACGCCGGGCACTCTCGCTGGGTGGCCGCCGATGTGATGGCCGACCGGCTGAACCGGGTCGGCGTCGCCAAAGCGCGCGGCTTCAGCCTCAACACCGCGAACTTCTTCACCACCGCGGAGTCGACCGGCTACGGCGACGCCATCTCGAACATGACCGGCGGGAAGCCCTTCGTGATCGACACCTCGCGCAACGGCGCGGGACCGGTCGAGGGCGACCCGCTGTACTGGTGCAACCCCAGCGGCCGGGCCCTCGGTGCACGGCCCACCACCGACACGGGCAACCCCCGCATCGACGCGTTCCTGTGGGTCAAGCGCCCCGGCGAATCCGACGGCGCCTGCCGCGGCTACCCGAGCGCCGGCACCTTCATGAGCCAGAACGCCATCGATCTGGCCCGCAACGCCGGCTGGTAA
- a CDS encoding SRPBCC family protein has translation MPVTDVSHDLDTLTLTITAEFAAPVQRIWQIYADPRQLEKIWGPPTHPATVVDHDLTPGGRVTYYMTGPDGEKYGGYWEVTAVDEPTSFSFVDGFADADLNPDPSLPAARSVFTFAAHDGGTRATYVSTYASAEALQKVLEMGVVEGASTAINQIDDLIVS, from the coding sequence ATGCCCGTGACCGACGTTTCCCACGATCTCGACACCTTGACCCTGACCATCACCGCCGAGTTCGCCGCGCCGGTGCAGCGCATCTGGCAGATCTACGCCGACCCGCGCCAGCTCGAAAAGATCTGGGGGCCACCGACACACCCGGCCACCGTGGTGGACCACGACCTGACTCCGGGTGGGCGGGTGACGTACTACATGACCGGTCCGGACGGTGAGAAGTACGGCGGTTACTGGGAGGTCACCGCAGTCGATGAGCCGACGAGTTTCTCGTTCGTCGACGGGTTCGCCGACGCTGATCTCAACCCGGATCCGAGCCTGCCGGCCGCCCGGAGTGTGTTCACTTTCGCCGCCCACGACGGTGGCACGCGCGCGACCTACGTGAGCACCTACGCATCCGCGGAGGCCTTGCAGAAGGTGCTGGAGATGGGTGTCGTCGAGGGCGCCAGCACGGCGATCAATCAGATCGACGACCTGATCGTTTCCTGA
- a CDS encoding DMT family transporter, which translates to MAWLILVGAGLLEAVWAVALGASRNFRRRRPTVVFAIAMPASLVGLAVAMDSLPTGTAYAVWVGIGASMTVLWAMLTRQEAASAARIALLMLLVASVIGLKVVS; encoded by the coding sequence ATGGCCTGGTTGATCCTCGTCGGAGCGGGTCTGCTGGAAGCGGTGTGGGCGGTCGCGCTCGGCGCGTCGAGGAACTTCCGGCGCCGGCGTCCCACCGTGGTCTTCGCCATCGCGATGCCGGCGAGCCTGGTGGGCCTCGCCGTGGCCATGGACTCTCTTCCCACCGGGACGGCCTACGCGGTGTGGGTCGGTATCGGCGCGTCGATGACGGTGCTGTGGGCGATGCTGACCCGCCAGGAGGCCGCGTCGGCCGCGCGCATCGCGCTGCTAATGCTGTTGGTGGCCTCGGTGATCGGCCTCAAGGTGGTGAGCTAG
- a CDS encoding ArsR/SmtB family transcription factor: MTVIDEDRADALFHALADRTRRDIMRRVLAGEHSVTALAGKYDVSFAAVQKHVAVLEKAGLLTKRRSGREQLASGDVTAVRSVAAMLTELEQVWRGRVARIDELISAEQDEENRPCP, from the coding sequence GTGACCGTGATCGACGAGGACCGGGCCGACGCTCTGTTCCACGCACTCGCCGACCGCACGCGACGCGACATCATGCGCCGCGTGCTGGCCGGCGAGCACTCGGTCACCGCGCTGGCGGGGAAGTACGACGTGAGCTTCGCCGCCGTGCAGAAACACGTCGCCGTGCTCGAGAAAGCCGGTCTGCTGACCAAGCGGCGCAGTGGCCGCGAGCAACTGGCCAGTGGCGACGTGACCGCGGTGCGCTCCGTGGCGGCCATGCTCACCGAACTCGAACAGGTGTGGCGTGGGCGTGTGGCGCGCATCGACGAACTCATCTCAGCAGAACAGGACGAGGAGAACCGACCATGCCCGTGA
- a CDS encoding zinc-ribbon domain-containing protein — protein MFFLFGYGAKQKHLGPGEVRTCPRCHNTTQWSRVREFKQFTLFFIPVARWNRRRFEVCGICGTAVAS, from the coding sequence TTGTTCTTCCTCTTCGGTTACGGGGCCAAGCAGAAGCACCTGGGGCCCGGGGAGGTTCGCACCTGTCCGCGCTGCCACAACACCACCCAGTGGTCGCGGGTCCGGGAGTTCAAACAGTTCACGCTGTTCTTCATCCCGGTGGCGCGCTGGAACCGGCGCCGGTTCGAGGTCTGCGGCATCTGCGGCACTGCGGTCGCGTCCTGA
- a CDS encoding TetR/AcrR family transcriptional regulator produces MPEPSTRDRILDATAELYRRQGMPATGLKQISQAAQAPFGSIYHHFPGGKEAITVEVIRREGIRYGEFVGAQLADIHPLTGIPHLFENAGRNLQAQDYSEACSIETIALEVASTNEKLRVEAAEVFDSWLSGLATWFAPLGLTDAECRRLATITLTALEGAFVLCRTLRSVEPMVCAGHGVQAAVQAAVGAV; encoded by the coding sequence ATGCCAGAACCTTCCACCCGCGACCGGATCCTGGACGCGACCGCGGAGCTTTATCGGCGACAGGGCATGCCTGCCACCGGGCTCAAGCAGATCTCGCAGGCGGCGCAGGCGCCGTTCGGCTCGATCTATCACCACTTCCCCGGCGGCAAGGAAGCCATCACCGTCGAGGTCATTCGGCGCGAGGGCATCCGCTACGGCGAGTTCGTCGGCGCGCAACTCGCCGATATCCATCCGCTCACCGGCATTCCGCATCTGTTCGAGAACGCCGGCAGGAACCTCCAAGCTCAGGACTACAGCGAAGCCTGTTCGATCGAGACCATCGCCCTGGAGGTGGCCAGCACCAACGAGAAGCTACGCGTGGAGGCCGCGGAGGTGTTCGACAGCTGGCTGTCCGGGCTGGCCACGTGGTTCGCTCCGCTCGGCCTCACCGACGCCGAGTGCCGGCGGCTGGCCACCATCACGCTCACCGCGCTCGAAGGAGCCTTCGTGCTGTGTCGCACGCTGCGCTCGGTCGAGCCGATGGTGTGTGCCGGGCACGGCGTGCAGGCCGCGGTGCAGGCCGCCGTCGGCGCGGTGTGA
- a CDS encoding tryptophan-rich sensory protein, producing MATPTGQGAPGSRPSVLLAVAVAVATAATLVVNYLANSLPINGQTTGDVTRRIEVFFVPAGYVFSIWSVIYLGLIAYSGYLVVSAIRGRRDSGAARAAAPWYLLTALANCAWLFAWHHNAFPVSMLLMLVLLGSLIFIYLRCDARPAASAVELWSVHIPFRVYLGWISVATIANATVTLDDAGWDGFGLSEPAWGTIMVIVAAALGLLMVLRHSDIAFGLVLVWALVGIAVRLSETTSVLIAALSGASALTVAVIVILLRRSSSRAPAAAPRQQ from the coding sequence ATGGCAACTCCCACCGGACAGGGCGCGCCCGGTTCGCGGCCGTCGGTGCTGCTGGCGGTGGCCGTCGCGGTGGCCACAGCGGCCACCCTGGTGGTCAACTACCTGGCCAACAGCCTACCGATCAACGGGCAGACCACCGGTGATGTGACCCGGCGCATCGAGGTCTTCTTCGTCCCCGCCGGGTACGTGTTCTCGATCTGGAGCGTGATCTACCTCGGGCTGATCGCTTACAGCGGCTACCTGGTCGTGTCGGCGATCAGAGGCCGCCGGGACAGCGGGGCGGCGCGGGCCGCGGCCCCGTGGTACCTGCTGACGGCCCTCGCCAACTGCGCATGGCTGTTCGCATGGCATCACAACGCCTTTCCGGTGAGCATGCTCCTGATGCTGGTCCTGCTGGGCTCGCTGATCTTCATTTACCTCCGGTGCGACGCACGACCGGCCGCATCAGCGGTGGAATTGTGGTCGGTGCACATTCCGTTCCGGGTCTATCTGGGCTGGATCTCGGTGGCCACGATCGCCAACGCGACCGTCACACTCGACGACGCGGGCTGGGACGGCTTCGGGCTGTCCGAACCGGCCTGGGGCACCATCATGGTCATCGTGGCCGCTGCGCTGGGTCTGCTGATGGTGTTGCGCCACAGCGATATCGCCTTCGGGCTGGTGCTGGTCTGGGCGCTGGTCGGTATCGCCGTACGGCTCAGCGAAACCACGTCGGTCCTGATCGCCGCGCTGTCCGGCGCGTCGGCCCTGACCGTGGCGGTCATCGTGATCCTGTTGCGGCGCAGTTCATCCCGTGCGCCTGCCGCCGCGCCCCGGCAGCAGTGA
- a CDS encoding DMT family transporter — protein sequence MPWIVLTISAVLEAIWATALGQSEQFTRPMPTVVFLLALALSMAGLGWAARSIPIGTAYAVWTGLGAALTVGYAMATGEEPVSTAKVLFLALIIAAVTGLRVLPARSPARAP from the coding sequence ATGCCGTGGATCGTGCTGACAATCAGCGCGGTACTGGAAGCGATCTGGGCCACCGCGCTGGGGCAGAGCGAACAGTTCACCCGGCCGATGCCCACGGTCGTCTTTCTGCTCGCTCTCGCGCTCAGCATGGCCGGCCTGGGCTGGGCCGCCCGGTCGATCCCGATCGGCACCGCGTACGCGGTCTGGACCGGGCTGGGGGCGGCCCTGACGGTCGGCTACGCGATGGCGACCGGCGAGGAGCCGGTGTCGACGGCCAAGGTGCTGTTTCTGGCACTGATCATCGCCGCGGTGACCGGCCTGCGCGTGCTGCCCGCGCGATCTCCGGCGCGAGCACCCTGA
- a CDS encoding alpha/beta fold hydrolase, with product MLSVELPCGPIAYDDTGGDGPVLVFGHGLLMDGRQWRKVIPLLTGYRCITPTLPMGAHRTPMNADADLTQTGMANIVADFLDALDLQDVTLVLNDWGGGQFVITEGRDKRVARLVLASCEAFDNFPPKPARPAMALCRLPGGGWVLSRMLGTRFFRHSRQAYGGLAKSGLPDALFDEWFRPAVDSAQIRRDLVKFGTGSPSRRRLLEMSRGLSAFDRPVLVLWAREDRMMPVEHADRLAALFPDARTVLVDDSWTLIPEDQPEAMARALREFVG from the coding sequence ATGCTTTCGGTCGAGCTTCCCTGCGGTCCGATCGCCTACGACGACACGGGCGGCGACGGGCCGGTTCTCGTCTTCGGGCACGGCCTGCTCATGGACGGCCGGCAGTGGCGCAAGGTCATCCCGCTGCTGACGGGTTACCGGTGCATCACCCCGACTCTGCCGATGGGCGCCCACCGCACACCGATGAACGCCGACGCCGATCTGACCCAGACCGGCATGGCGAACATCGTCGCCGACTTCCTCGATGCCCTCGACCTGCAGGACGTGACCCTGGTGCTCAATGACTGGGGCGGCGGGCAATTCGTGATCACCGAAGGCCGTGACAAGCGCGTCGCGCGTCTGGTGCTCGCGTCGTGCGAGGCCTTCGACAACTTCCCGCCGAAGCCGGCCCGTCCGGCAATGGCACTGTGCCGCCTGCCCGGTGGCGGATGGGTCCTCAGCCGGATGCTCGGCACCCGGTTCTTCCGACACAGTCGACAGGCCTACGGCGGCCTGGCCAAGTCCGGCCTGCCCGACGCGCTGTTCGACGAGTGGTTCCGGCCTGCTGTCGACAGCGCCCAGATCCGCCGCGACCTGGTGAAGTTCGGCACCGGGTCCCCGTCGCGCCGCCGGTTGCTCGAGATGTCACGCGGATTGTCCGCGTTCGACCGTCCGGTGCTGGTCCTGTGGGCGCGGGAGGACCGAATGATGCCCGTCGAGCACGCCGACCGCCTGGCCGCGCTGTTCCCGGACGCCCGGACCGTGCTCGTCGACGACTCCTGGACACTGATCCCCGAGGATCAACCGGAGGCGATGGCGCGGGCCCTGCGCGAATTCGTCGGTTGA
- a CDS encoding threonine/serine ThrE exporter family protein, which produces MTADRSDGRPRRRRAVNFALRGRRDPASGAGQRRRVAHGASDQHTRKVLDLTIRLAEVMLSSGSGTADVVATAQDVARAYRLTDCVVDVFVTTIFVSAPPTTDSPPITIVRAVQARSTDYTRLAHLDELVQRITSGGVSVDEAHDAMDELSEQPHPYPRWVATAGWAGFALGIAMLLGGSWLTWILAAITSVLIDRTLRWLNRLGTPTFFQQAAGAAIATLVAVGAYLFAGVGPSALVATGIVMLLAGMTLVGSVQDALTGYMVTAVARLGDVLFLTLGIVVGILAGLQVAALAGIEIQLQVNVTEYFVLPSQPLQIAMAVGGAALAGGCLTVASYARPRAAVTAGIVAGIAEAMLIGLGTAGLGQIVATGTAAVGVGILATLISIRRQAPALVTATAGITPMLPGLAVFRAVFYFAVERDIGAGMGQALAAAATALAIGAGVVMGELLGSPLRYRAGRISEFLRVEGPPGVRRAVGRVVALRPAADRDTARPPYQRSWSIAMEPESVDMHDDEAAESSAESANDADER; this is translated from the coding sequence ATGACTGCCGATCGGTCCGACGGGAGGCCACGACGCCGGCGTGCGGTGAACTTCGCGCTGCGGGGTCGCCGCGATCCTGCGTCAGGAGCCGGACAGCGCCGCCGCGTGGCTCACGGTGCCAGTGATCAGCACACCCGCAAAGTCCTCGACCTGACCATCCGGCTGGCCGAGGTGATGCTGTCGTCGGGGTCGGGCACCGCCGACGTCGTCGCCACCGCACAGGATGTCGCGCGGGCCTACCGACTCACCGACTGCGTCGTCGACGTCTTCGTCACCACCATCTTCGTCTCCGCCCCGCCGACGACCGACAGCCCGCCGATCACCATCGTGCGGGCCGTACAGGCCCGCTCGACGGATTACACGCGCCTTGCCCACCTCGACGAGCTGGTGCAGCGCATCACGTCGGGTGGCGTGTCCGTCGACGAGGCCCACGACGCGATGGACGAGTTGAGCGAGCAACCGCACCCCTACCCGCGGTGGGTGGCGACCGCGGGGTGGGCCGGTTTCGCACTCGGTATCGCGATGCTGCTGGGCGGGTCCTGGCTGACCTGGATCCTGGCGGCGATCACGTCGGTACTGATCGACCGGACGCTGCGGTGGCTCAATCGTCTTGGCACACCGACGTTCTTCCAACAGGCCGCCGGCGCGGCGATCGCGACTCTGGTCGCCGTCGGTGCCTATCTGTTCGCGGGCGTCGGTCCGTCGGCCCTGGTGGCCACCGGCATCGTGATGTTGCTGGCCGGGATGACGCTCGTCGGCTCGGTGCAGGACGCCCTGACGGGGTACATGGTCACCGCGGTGGCCCGGTTGGGGGACGTGCTGTTCCTGACCTTGGGGATCGTGGTCGGCATCCTCGCCGGACTGCAGGTGGCCGCGCTCGCCGGCATCGAGATCCAGCTCCAGGTCAACGTCACCGAGTACTTCGTGCTGCCGTCGCAACCGCTGCAGATCGCGATGGCCGTGGGCGGCGCCGCACTGGCCGGCGGGTGCCTGACCGTGGCCAGCTACGCCCGGCCGCGCGCGGCCGTCACCGCGGGCATCGTGGCGGGCATCGCCGAGGCGATGCTGATCGGCCTCGGCACGGCGGGCCTCGGGCAGATCGTCGCCACCGGCACGGCCGCAGTCGGCGTCGGCATCCTGGCCACGCTGATCTCAATCCGGCGACAGGCGCCCGCGCTGGTCACCGCGACCGCCGGCATCACCCCGATGCTGCCGGGTCTGGCGGTCTTCCGGGCGGTGTTCTACTTCGCGGTCGAACGCGACATCGGCGCCGGCATGGGCCAGGCACTGGCGGCCGCGGCCACCGCGCTCGCCATCGGAGCGGGTGTGGTGATGGGTGAGTTGCTCGGGTCGCCGCTGCGCTACCGGGCCGGGCGCATCAGCGAATTCCTGCGGGTGGAAGGTCCGCCCGGGGTTCGCCGGGCTGTCGGACGGGTGGTCGCGTTGCGGCCGGCCGCCGACCGCGACACGGCGCGTCCGCCCTATCAGCGGTCGTGGAGCATCGCGATGGAGCCCGAATCGGTGGACATGCACGACGACGAGGCCGCGGAGTCCTCGGCAGAGAGCGCGAACGACGCCGACGAGCGGTAA
- a CDS encoding NAD(P)/FAD-dependent oxidoreductase: protein MSHADRHFDVLILGGGNAGISTAARLIRKGVGDVAVVEPQHVHTYRPLLSYVGGGQAELRTAERTQRSVTPPECTWIQDRATGVDAGTATVRCASGRRYRYTDLVIGTGLVPDVDVLPGIDTVVDAPAVTSNYLDRADKTWRLVTALRPGGRAVFTVPRPPVSCTGTTIKPLLLAADHWRRTGRLAGLDLTLVVDRPHLLGVPDLDSRLSDALQRAGVRVLSETRVEAVDPDRQTITVAGATAETLDFDLLHLVPPFRGPAWLQESGLTGSAPHGLVDIDATTLRHRTHPNIWAAGDGAAVDTDPSGGALRRQVATLADNLLAARHGQTLTGYDGYTVAPVTTDGHHLIAGEFDRAGAPASSLPSFLDATKPRRSAWVFDRYVLPQLYWHQILKGRL from the coding sequence ATGTCTCACGCCGACCGCCATTTCGACGTTCTCATCCTGGGCGGCGGCAACGCCGGCATCAGCACCGCGGCCCGGCTGATCCGCAAAGGTGTCGGCGATGTCGCGGTCGTCGAACCCCAGCATGTGCACACCTACCGGCCGCTGTTGTCCTATGTCGGTGGCGGGCAAGCCGAGTTGCGCACCGCCGAGCGCACGCAGCGCTCGGTGACACCGCCCGAGTGCACGTGGATCCAGGATCGCGCCACGGGCGTGGACGCCGGCACGGCGACGGTGCGGTGTGCGTCCGGACGGCGCTACCGCTACACCGACCTGGTCATCGGCACCGGGCTGGTACCCGACGTCGACGTCCTGCCCGGCATCGACACCGTCGTCGATGCCCCGGCGGTGACGAGCAACTATCTCGATCGGGCCGACAAGACCTGGCGGCTCGTCACGGCGTTACGGCCCGGTGGCCGTGCGGTGTTCACGGTTCCGCGACCACCGGTCAGCTGCACCGGCACGACGATCAAGCCGCTGCTGCTGGCCGCTGATCACTGGCGTCGTACCGGACGGCTCGCCGGACTGGACCTCACCCTGGTGGTGGACCGACCGCATCTGCTCGGGGTGCCCGACCTCGACAGCAGGCTGTCCGACGCGCTGCAGCGCGCCGGGGTGCGGGTGCTGTCGGAAACCCGTGTCGAGGCCGTCGACCCCGACCGGCAGACGATCACCGTCGCAGGCGCGACAGCAGAGACACTCGACTTCGACCTGCTGCACCTCGTGCCGCCGTTCCGGGGCCCGGCGTGGCTGCAGGAGTCGGGGCTGACGGGTTCGGCGCCGCACGGCCTCGTCGACATCGACGCGACCACCCTGCGGCATCGCACCCACCCCAACATCTGGGCGGCCGGCGACGGCGCCGCGGTCGACACCGACCCCTCCGGGGGTGCGCTGCGCCGCCAGGTCGCCACGCTGGCCGACAACCTGCTGGCCGCCCGCCACGGGCAGACACTGACCGGATACGACGGCTACACCGTCGCTCCGGTCACCACCGACGGGCATCATCTGATCGCCGGGGAGTTCGACCGCGCCGGGGCGCCGGCGTCGTCGCTGCCGTCATTCCTCGACGCCACCAAGCCCCGGCGCTCCGCATGGGTCTTCGATCGCTACGTCCTACCGCAGCTGTACTGGCACCAGATCCTCAAGGGCCGGCTCTGA
- a CDS encoding pirin family protein, with protein MEAMAGVQVVTSRAVPLGGPRAMTVRRTLPQRARSLIGAWCFVDHYGPDDVARTGGMDVPPHPHTGLQTVSWLFDGEIEHRDSTGAHALVRPGELNLMTGGSGVAHSEVSTPTTTTLHGVQLWVVLPEQARHGPRRFEHAVPPPVPLGAATARVLLGTLAGHRSPVTAHSPLVGAELVLAPGSQLTLDVDAHFEHGVLVDTGPVTLDGTTLARGDLGYRAPGPDRLALTNPESRPARVMLLGGVPFTEPVVMWWNFIGRTHDEIAHFRAAWEAQSGLFGTVDGYRGRVQRLPAPPLPSVRLKPRMSPPEHGDPSAWG; from the coding sequence ATGGAAGCCATGGCGGGAGTCCAGGTGGTCACCAGCCGGGCGGTGCCGCTCGGTGGGCCGCGGGCGATGACGGTCCGGCGCACGTTGCCCCAGCGGGCCCGCTCCCTGATCGGCGCGTGGTGTTTCGTCGACCATTACGGTCCCGACGACGTGGCACGCACCGGCGGCATGGACGTGCCGCCGCATCCGCACACGGGTCTGCAGACGGTGAGCTGGCTGTTCGACGGCGAGATCGAGCACCGTGACAGCACCGGGGCGCACGCGCTGGTGCGGCCCGGCGAGCTCAACCTGATGACGGGCGGCTCCGGAGTGGCGCACTCGGAGGTGTCCACCCCGACGACCACCACGCTGCACGGGGTGCAGTTGTGGGTGGTGCTGCCCGAGCAGGCCCGCCACGGTCCCCGCCGATTCGAGCACGCGGTTCCGCCGCCGGTCCCGCTGGGCGCCGCGACGGCCCGGGTGCTGCTCGGCACGCTCGCCGGTCACCGTTCGCCGGTCACCGCGCACAGTCCGCTCGTCGGCGCAGAACTGGTTCTCGCGCCGGGCTCGCAGCTCACTCTCGACGTGGACGCGCACTTCGAACACGGCGTGCTGGTCGACACCGGGCCGGTGACGCTCGACGGCACGACCCTGGCCCGCGGCGATCTCGGCTACCGCGCTCCCGGACCCGACCGGCTGGCCTTGACCAATCCCGAATCGCGGCCGGCCCGGGTGATGCTGCTCGGGGGTGTTCCGTTCACCGAGCCCGTGGTGATGTGGTGGAACTTCATCGGTCGCACCCACGACGAGATCGCGCACTTCCGGGCGGCATGGGAAGCGCAATCGGGCCTCTTCGGAACGGTCGACGGTTACCGGGGCCGGGTGCAGCGCCTGCCCGCACCGCCGCTGCCGTCGGTGCGTCTCAAGCCCCGGATGTCCCCGCCGGAGCACGGGGATCCCAGCGCCTGGGGTTAG
- a CDS encoding MOSC domain-containing protein, which yields MTNGEETGRVAVLRRYPVKSMLGERCTSLDVGATGVIGDRRYALIDDESGRVVTAKNPRLWRRLLECTAATADDGVVVTLPDGATMPVSDAGAALSELVGRSVHVADERSAGAVLERPDPEDVLARGLDAETEIVLLELAQGAPGGAFVDHSPVHLVATSTLDAIGFDLDESVRYRPNLVIETRDGTPPFVENDWVGATLRLGEVVLRGTLPTPRCSVPTLEHGTLPRSPHSVRYPQEHNRVEAGEFGVLPCAGLYAEVVTGGTVREGDRMRVG from the coding sequence ATGACGAACGGCGAGGAGACGGGCCGGGTGGCGGTGCTGCGCCGGTATCCGGTGAAGTCGATGCTGGGTGAGCGGTGCACGTCGCTCGACGTCGGCGCAACGGGGGTGATCGGCGACCGCCGGTACGCCTTGATCGACGACGAATCGGGGCGGGTGGTCACGGCCAAGAACCCGCGACTGTGGCGCCGGTTGCTGGAGTGCACCGCCGCCACCGCTGATGACGGCGTGGTCGTGACACTGCCCGACGGCGCCACGATGCCGGTCAGCGACGCCGGGGCAGCGCTCTCGGAGCTGGTCGGGCGCAGCGTGCATGTGGCCGACGAGCGCTCGGCCGGAGCGGTGCTCGAACGGCCGGATCCCGAGGACGTCCTCGCCCGCGGTCTCGACGCCGAAACCGAGATCGTGCTTCTCGAACTGGCGCAGGGTGCGCCCGGTGGCGCGTTCGTCGACCATTCGCCGGTGCATCTGGTCGCGACGTCGACCCTGGACGCGATCGGCTTCGACCTCGATGAGTCGGTGCGCTACCGGCCCAACCTCGTCATCGAAACCCGCGACGGCACACCACCGTTCGTGGAGAACGACTGGGTCGGCGCCACGCTGCGTCTCGGTGAGGTGGTGTTGCGGGGCACATTGCCCACCCCGCGGTGCTCGGTGCCGACGCTCGAACACGGCACGTTGCCGCGGTCGCCGCATTCGGTGCGGTATCCGCAGGAGCACAACCGCGTGGAAGCAGGGGAGTTCGGCGTCCTGCCCTGCGCCGGCCTCTACGCCGAGGTCGTCACCGGCGGTACCGTCCGCGAGGGCGACCGGATGCGCGTCGGCTGA